From the Candidatus Bathyarchaeota archaeon genome, the window CGGTATGGCGGCCTCGACCCTCACGAGGAGGCTTATAGGCTCCTCCTCAACCTCCACCAACACGCCGTCCCCCATCCTTAAAACGCATGGAAGCATCTTATCCAGGACCTGTTTAACGGTGTAGATCCTATCTTCCTCCAAGCCTTCCAGGCAGGCGCCCTTGTAGCCGCATCCCAGGCAGGCCTCGGGGACCCCGTGGAACCTGAACCTATAGCCCATCCTAGCCTGGATCCTGCCTAGGACGGTCACCTTCCTCCTGGTCGTCCTTGGACGCCTCGAAACCTTTTTAAGCATCAACCACCATCACTGATTTGGTAAATGGGGCGTGCAATGGTTTTCTGGTGCACGCTGATAAAAACCTTAGCCGCAAGCTTTCTCCTAAGTCGCGTATCGGAGGGACGGGTTCAATGGAACGGCCTGATGGTAGGGATTTGGGGCATGCACCGTGGATGCAGACCCTTAAAGGAACCACCACTATAGGCGTAGCCTGCAGGGATGGGGTGGTCCTAGCCACGGATACGAGGGCAACCATGGGCTACTTCATAGCCCATAAGAAGGCTAGGAAGATATACCCGATAGATGATCATATAGCCATGACCATAGCGGGCATCGTGGGGGACGCTCAATCGGTCGTGGAGGCCTTGAAGGTGAACGCTCAACTATACAAGTATGAGAATAGGAGGGCGATGCCTGTGAGGGCGGCGGCCCGCCTGGCGGCCAACATACTCTTCTCCTCCAGGTTTATGCCCCTCCTGCTCCAGGCGGTTATAGGGGGTATAGACGAGGATGGGCCGCACGTCTTCGCGTTGGATCCCCTCGGGAGCCTCATCGAGGAGAGGTATGTGTCTACGGGCTCGGGATCCCCCGTCGCCTACGGCGTGTTGGAGTCGGACTTGAAGGACGGCGTCACGGTGGAGGAGGCCCTGCCGATAGTGGTTAAGGCTGTCAGTTCGGCTATGAAGAGGGATGCGGCCAGCGGGGACAGCTTCGACGTGGCTTTGATAACCCGGGAGGGGTATAGGGAGCTCACGGAGGAGGAGAAGAGGATGGTGTTGGAGGGGCGGTGAGGCAGCCTGCGCCCACGGCGATACACGAGACTCCATTAATATGATTGGGATAAAATTAAAAATTGCTTAATTCGTTCGGCGATATTAAGATAATAGCTATGATAAAGGCTTGAAAATTGATGGAGGATAGGAGATTTTGCCTTCGCTATCGTTGAACAACGCCCATGAGAAGGCCCGAGACGCCATCCTAACCTATATGCCCCGCGACGCCGAGGTCACGAGGATAGAGTTTGAGGGGCCGACCCTGGCCATATACGTTAAGAACGCCGACGTGATCCTGGACCAAAGCTACATAGTGACGGATATAGTGAACGCCCTCCATAAGAGGGTTGTGATCAGGTCGGATCCGTCGATAAGGATGGATGAAGCCAACGCCGAAAGGGTGATCAAGGGCCTCGTACCCCAGGAGGCCGGGGTGACGAGCCTGCTCTTCGATGGGAACCTGGGCGAGGTGGCGATAGAGGCTCGGAAGCCGGGCTTAGCCATAGGGAGGGAGGGCGTGGTGCTGCAGGAGATCCTGAGGAGGACCAGGTGGAGGCCCAAGGTCGTCAGGGCCCCCTTGATACCCTCGAAGATAATATCGACCACGAGGCACGTCCTCCACTCCGAAGGGGAGGAGAGGGGTAGGATACTCAGGGATGTGGGCGAACGGATATTCAGGCCCACCCTTAAGGGATCGGATTACGTGAACCTCACCATCCTGGGGAGCGCCAAGGAGGTCGGCAGATCCGCCCTCCTAGTGGAGACGAAGGAGAGCATGGTCCTCATAGACTGCGGGGTGAACCCGAGCTCCAACGATCCATCCCAGGCTTATCCCCGGCTGGACGACCCCAAGTTCGACCTTGAAAGGCTCGACGCCGTGGTGATATCACATCCCCACATAGACCATTGCGCCATGACCCCGTTCCTCTACAAGTATGGATACGATGGACCCGTGTACTGCTCGGAGCCCACAGCCTACCTTATGACGCTGCTCCAACTGGACTATCTGGACGTAGCAGCCAGGGAGGGTGTGCATCCACCCTACGATCAGAGGGACGTGAAGAGCACGGTCCTCCACACAATGCCCCTGAAATACGGCGTGGTGACGGATGTGGCGCCGGATATAAAATTGACCCTCCACAACGCAGGCCACATCCTAGGCTCCAGCATAGTACACCTCCACATAGGCGAGGGGTTCCACAACATCGTGTACACCGGGGACTTCAAGTTCGGGGAGACCATGCTCCTCGAACCCGCCTCAACGGTCTTCCCCAGGGTTGAGACCCTCATAATAGAGAGCACCTACGGCGGCCCGGAGGACGTGATGCCTGAGAGGGACGAGGTCGAGGGGGAGTTCACCTCCATGGTGAGGGATACGATCAAGGAGGGCGGCAAGGTATTGATCCCCGTGCCCGCGGTGGGAAGGGCCCAGGAGATAATGCTCGTCCTGGACAAGTATATAAGGGAGGGGATGATACCCGAGGTCCCGATATTCATAGAGGGGATGATCTCGGAGGCCACAGCCATCCACACCGCCTACCCGGAGTACCTGGCGAGGGACGTGAGGAACCAGATACTTAAGAGGGACGTAAACCCCTTCGAATCCGAATACTTCACCATAGTATCCCATCCGAGCGATAGGGAGGAGATAGTTCAGGGTGGCCCCTCCATAATATTAGCCACATCGGGCATGCTCGAGGGGGGCCCCGTCATAGACTACTTCAGGTATCTAGCCCCGGAGGAGAGGAACTCCATAATATTCGTGAGCTACCAGATCGAGGGCACCCTGGGATCCAGGGTGAAGAACGGGTTGAAGGAGGTATCCTTAGCGGGCCAGGGCGGGAGGATGGAGGTCATAAAGATAAACGCTAAGGTGCATATGGTGGAGGGGTTCTCCGGCCACTCCGACAGGAAGCAGCTCCTAAGGTTCGTCAGGAAGATCACCCCGAAGCCGCAGAGGATCCTGGTCATCCACGGCGAGAGGAGGAAGTGCGAGGGCCTAGCCGAGACCATAAGGGACGGCTTGAAGATAGAGGCCTCAGCCCCGGAGATAGGGGAGACCCTGAAGCTCAGGTAGGCGGCGGGGAAGGGGATAGGCTATCCCCTCATCCACGGCCGTCTAAAAAGGTTTTTCACTCGCCCCTCCAGATCCTCACGGATGGGGGGGTTACCACGATCCTCTCCGTCCCCAGCCTGGCTATGTCTCCTCCGAGGGATCCCACGAAGGCCTTAAGCTCGTTTATAGCCCTCTTGGTCTCCTCGACGCTGCGCTTCGCGATGGGGGTTATCCTCACGATGAGTATGTTCCCCTCGGATACCTCGGCCTTTATCTTATCCAGCTCCGAGAGCTCCCTCAAGGGGACGGCCTTCACGTAGATGTTTCCCGTACCCAGCCCGGCTCCTCTTTCCTCCAGGCTTGAGGCTGCGCGCAACACTATCCCCTGTAAAAATAGATATAATTATACAATCTTTTAAACTTTTATTACTTGATCGAATACAAAACCCTCCACGCCTCATCCCCAACATAATGTAAATTCTTAACCACCCTGCCCCGGCCGAGACTGAGAACCTCGGATGAGGAGGCTAAAGCCACGCCGACGCATAAAGCCTTGCCGTGGCGCTCATCGACGACGCGGACAACCCCATCCCTCTCGAAGACACCCCTCACAGACCTTACCCCGGGGGCCATGACGTCCGCGCCCCGACAAATATGGGGAACGGCCCCCATATCCACCACGACCACCGGGAGGCCGTTCAAAGCCTCCTCGAAGGCCAATGTGGGGACCATGAAACCCCCAAACTCCAATATCAAAGGGGAACCATCCACAATCAAGAGGCGGCCGACGCCCAACTCCACCGCCTCAACCCTCCCACGGACGCGGATGAAAGCCTCAACCCACGGATACCTATCCGAGAAACCCCGCAGTATACGCCTGGCCTCCTTAGCCCTCAAAGTAACCCTCCTCAAAGAAGACAGACACCTCCACCCCTAAGAGGACCATGCGATAAGGCATATGATAAGCTTTAAATCATCTTGGCTCACCCTTAAAGTTAGCTTACGGGTGGTTGAAGCTGAGATGTCAGATGTAGCCTCGAAGGTCTTCGAAGACACCCTCGGAAGAACAGTCCTCGTCGAACTCAAAGGGGGGAGGTGTATAAGGGGAAAGCTCTACAGCTTCGA encodes:
- a CDS encoding UPF0179 family protein — its product is MMLKKVSRRPRTTRRKVTVLGRIQARMGYRFRFHGVPEACLGCGYKGACLEGLEEDRIYTVKQVLDKMLPCVLRMGDGVLVEVEEEPISLLVRVEAAIPGALLTYEGLDCPGSCENYELCHPQGLRMGDRCLIVEVKEVTRCPEGLNLALVTVQRRPQPS
- the psmB gene encoding archaeal proteasome endopeptidase complex subunit beta, with translation MQTLKGTTTIGVACRDGVVLATDTRATMGYFIAHKKARKIYPIDDHIAMTIAGIVGDAQSVVEALKVNAQLYKYENRRAMPVRAAARLAANILFSSRFMPLLLQAVIGGIDEDGPHVFALDPLGSLIEERYVSTGSGSPVAYGVLESDLKDGVTVEEALPIVVKAVSSAMKRDAASGDSFDVALITREGYRELTEEEKRMVLEGR
- a CDS encoding beta-CASP ribonuclease aCPSF1, translated to MPRDAEVTRIEFEGPTLAIYVKNADVILDQSYIVTDIVNALHKRVVIRSDPSIRMDEANAERVIKGLVPQEAGVTSLLFDGNLGEVAIEARKPGLAIGREGVVLQEILRRTRWRPKVVRAPLIPSKIISTTRHVLHSEGEERGRILRDVGERIFRPTLKGSDYVNLTILGSAKEVGRSALLVETKESMVLIDCGVNPSSNDPSQAYPRLDDPKFDLERLDAVVISHPHIDHCAMTPFLYKYGYDGPVYCSEPTAYLMTLLQLDYLDVAAREGVHPPYDQRDVKSTVLHTMPLKYGVVTDVAPDIKLTLHNAGHILGSSIVHLHIGEGFHNIVYTGDFKFGETMLLEPASTVFPRVETLIIESTYGGPEDVMPERDEVEGEFTSMVRDTIKEGGKVLIPVPAVGRAQEIMLVLDKYIREGMIPEVPIFIEGMISEATAIHTAYPEYLARDVRNQILKRDVNPFESEYFTIVSHPSDREEIVQGGPSIILATSGMLEGGPVIDYFRYLAPEERNSIIFVSYQIEGTLGSRVKNGLKEVSLAGQGGRMEVIKINAKVHMVEGFSGHSDRKQLLRFVRKITPKPQRILVIHGERRKCEGLAETIRDGLKIEASAPEIGETLKLR
- the sepF gene encoding cell division protein SepF: MLRAASSLEERGAGLGTGNIYVKAVPLRELSELDKIKAEVSEGNILIVRITPIAKRSVEETKRAINELKAFVGSLGGDIARLGTERIVVTPPSVRIWRGE
- a CDS encoding RNA-binding protein — encoded protein: MRRVTLRAKEARRILRGFSDRYPWVEAFIRVRGRVEAVELGVGRLLIVDGSPLILEFGGFMVPTLAFEEALNGLPVVVVDMGAVPHICRGADVMAPGVRSVRGVFERDGVVRVVDERHGKALCVGVALASSSEVLSLGRGRVVKNLHYVGDEAWRVLYSIK